TCCATCACTATATCGCCGCCAAGAAAGGAGAGGAGGTTCCGTTTTGTTTCGGGAACAAGGTCTATTACCTCACTGCTTTCTTCAATCATTTTCCTTACGATTTCATCCACAAACGGACGGTACGGCTCCATCAAATCATCGGCAAGGCTGAAGGAGTTGTACTTGTTTTTATGATGGATACCGAGCGCAGGATGCATTCCTGAACTGACAATTCCCCGCGCAACACTTGCCCGAAGCACGGCATATCCGTAATTCAACAAATGGTTGGGAGAGAGACCTTCCGGGTCTCTCGTAAATTCGGGAAGTGTTGGGAAGACCCGTTTCCAATAAAACGCTGCGGCTCGTCCTTCATAATTATCAGGGTCGCCGGAGCGGACTTTGGAAGCATAATGTTTCATCGGCTCAATATCAACCTTGATGTGTTCCAGCACCGCCGCCTGATTGAGAATTTTTTGCTTGATAGTTTGTTGCCAGAGTTGTTTCCGTAATGGGAGCGATGATTCCATTTGCGCCCGAAGGATTTCTGCATGAACCGAGTTTGCTGAAATAGGCAACATTACGCCGCTCGGATGGTGCGTCTTATCGCATGTGATGATGATACCCTCGTTGGCAAGAATTGCATTCAACACAGAATCGGTTACGGTAAT
This genomic window from Ignavibacteriota bacterium contains:
- the cas1 gene encoding type II CRISPR-associated endonuclease Cas1, producing the protein MIKKTILINNSAFLKKQDDQLVIKRDEEESSVPIEDIGVLMLDHWQITVTDSVLNAILANEGIIITCDKTHHPSGVMLPISANSVHAEILRAQMESSLPLRKQLWQQTIKQKILNQAAVLEHIKVDIEPMKHYASKVRSGDPDNYEGRAAAFYWKRVFPTLPEFTRDPEGLSPNHLLNYGYAVLRASVARGIVSSGMHPALGIHHKNKYNSFSLADDLMEPYRPFVDEIVRKMIEESSEVIDLVPETKRNLLSFLGGDIVMEEERKPLQLGITRTCASLVKCFKKEATKMLYPEFPKRNSSDDAPE